The following coding sequences are from one Leptolyngbya sp. NIES-3755 window:
- a CDS encoding 30S ribosomal protein S14 (similar to AA sequence:cyanobase_aa:LBDG_19000), with product MAKKSMVERERKRERLVEKYAEKRTALKEQFAAATSQSEKLEIHRQIQQLPRNSAKVRVRNRCWATGRPRGVYRDFGLSRHCIREMAHAGLLPGVVKSSW from the coding sequence ATGGCTAAAAAGAGCATGGTTGAGCGCGAGAGAAAGCGCGAACGCCTCGTCGAAAAGTATGCTGAAAAGCGCACAGCGCTCAAGGAACAGTTCGCTGCTGCAACCTCTCAGTCTGAAAAGCTGGAAATCCATCGCCAAATTCAACAGCTTCCCCGCAACAGTGCAAAAGTTCGGGTGCGGAATCGCTGTTGGGCAACGGGTCGTCCAAGAGGTGTGTATCGTGACTTTGGACTGTCACGGCACTGTATTCGGGAAATGGCACACGCAGGATTGTTGCCTGGTGTCGTCAAATCAAGCTGGTAG
- a CDS encoding hypothetical protein (conserved hypothetical protein;~similar to AA sequence:cyanobase_aa:LBDG_19010): MVEPIPPITLPPAKHPEQEAAWLEQKLQRWLDEEFLPEPANRKIAQRAAQIFKRHRMEDENDLGSLVIAIIAEMQAFDFSDSFYGEFAIANAVSDLLMDSLGIDRCCGQ, encoded by the coding sequence ATGGTTGAACCCATCCCACCGATTACGTTACCGCCCGCCAAGCATCCGGAGCAGGAGGCAGCTTGGCTTGAGCAAAAATTACAGCGGTGGCTTGATGAAGAGTTTCTTCCGGAGCCTGCCAACCGGAAAATTGCACAACGCGCTGCCCAAATTTTCAAACGTCACCGAATGGAAGACGAAAATGATTTGGGATCGCTCGTCATCGCGATTATTGCAGAAATGCAGGCGTTTGATTTTTCAGATAGTTTTTATGGAGAATTCGCGATCGCCAACGCGGTCAGTGATTTACTGATGGACAGCTTGGGGATCGATCGCTGTTGTGGTCAATAA